The following are encoded in a window of Manduca sexta isolate Smith_Timp_Sample1 chromosome 16, JHU_Msex_v1.0, whole genome shotgun sequence genomic DNA:
- the LOC115446524 gene encoding ninjurin-2 isoform X1 encodes MKRRTYYSKPRRKKKKRVFDANEYAIKKTVAQGMLDIALLASNASQLKYVLQFGPIHEFYTLLIALITISIILQLVLGMLCVIVGSLDVNRNENQQPARFYNNIIVLLIFIISIINIVISAFSIKHTTGPLIMMRLEYLHKSGRGGSAWRQRNSN; translated from the exons ATGAAGAGAAGGACGTATTATTCGAAGCCACGTCGTAAAAAGAAA AAGCGAGTATTTGATGCTAATGAGTATGCAATCAAGAAGACCGTGGCGCAAGGGATGCTCGACATTGCCCTGTTGGCATCCAACGCATCACAACTGAAATATGTTCTCCAATTCGGACCTATTCACGAATTCTATACATTGCTGATTGCGTTGATCACTATATCCATAATATTACAG CTCGTTCTGGGCATGCTGTGCGTGATAGTCGGCAGTTTGGACGTCAACCGGAACGAGAATCAACAACCGGCGAGgttttacaacaatataatagtgttgttaatattcattatatctattattaacATCGTTATATCGGCGTTTTCGATTAAACATACCACAGGACCTTTGATTATGATGCGGcttgaatatttacataaaagcgGCAGGGGTGGTTCGGCATGGAGGCAACGGAATAGtaattaa
- the LOC115446534 gene encoding uncharacterized protein LOC115446534 codes for MPRYSENYYLRKCFLEREQVPTQSVMIKKMSPPLAKVYFKSMTPKLKVLAGLEPPMKGGGNDWYIPPKVILEEGRVVLKPLKKEYLSKLGCEGIGHFGDRLLQIHNQRMEEEKKRVLQESDIKWKKHIEASCRQQWEDASKEAAKNNTEAIQQAFREFTILYTTSITRVEQIMFDAAVLQIKREREKTFQDMQDKFKMLIKKQATRLYDKYEDKLKKQKAKLKAQFIKNVEESRTAMGNKVHDLNVEKHTVVEKLRNLLQCQNLACQVYVALKEREECQKEIDLSKYEHQKKMKALTDEIATKDFEIRLAKEKERKRIEFINIWQRKVCQVVKKFQMFVGFCLKTLPEHAEFFINMEKLMLLQLNDVVSNPEAESIFEPEQPVIHTPIPRPHPFFLFCDKGVKTQVDDHLCPKHCTSSASQLPVIVVNKRCIYAACDNFDQFSDKVRAYIDGHRGDDKDFEDTHCYEHDVPVKYTTSLQRLELQMQSSLLQILQDELPNVRQLPVECCLCRIPHCFCSPTRASEMSTEKNKEPEVPPLPSVSSGYKIESRSGELAHERQPKWESYFEYVHPTKCKCGKTAKKHLRENLPPYMWQMSKYDEPQLPNYEMCSLHTLRKLVKKAQGKRTPPPEPAKVESTTKDMGTQYSDQEFDLLCTCFSDEEVEKLYRELMAGTKPFDPKSTGNQCEIVDGSVSPSYFTQRTDSFVTARAYSLRNLIDNSPQLEEIFVKPDCKFN; via the coding sequence ATGCCCAGATACAGTGAGAATTATTATCTGAGAAAATGTTTCTTGGAGAGAGAACAAGTACCCACACAAAGTGTGATGATCAAGAAGATGTCTCCGCCTTTGGCTAAGGTTTACTTCAAATCGATGACGCCCAAACTTAAAGTTCTTGCAGGTTTAGAACCGCCTATGAAAGGTGGTGGAAATGACTGGTACATACCACCTAAAGTTATTTTAGAAGAAGGCAGGGTTGTTTTAAAACCATTAAAGAAAGAATATTTATCTAAACTAGGATGCGAGGGAATAGGCCATTTTGGAGACAGGCTACTGCAAATCCACAACCAGCGCAtggaagaagaaaaaaaaagagtGCTGCAGGAAAGCGATATCAAATGGAAAAAGCATATCGAGGCAAGTTGCAGACAACAATGGGAGGATGCATCGAAAGAAGCAGCTAAGAACAATACAGAAGCAATACAACAGGCTTTTCGAGAATTCACTATTTTATATACGACGTCCATAACTAGGGTTGAACAAATTATGTTCGATGCAGCTGTATTACAAATCAAACGAGAGAGAGAGAAGACTTTCCAAGACATGCAAGACAAATTTAAAATGCTGATAAAAAAGCAAGCTACCCGACTttatgataaatatgaagataaatTAAAGAAACAGAAAGCGAAACTCAAAGcacaatttatcaaaaatgttgaAGAATCGCGCACAGCCATGGGAAATAAGGTACACGATTTGAACGTCGAAAAGCATACGGTCGTAGAAAAACTACGAAATTTGTTACAATGTCAGAATTTGGCTTGCCAAGTCTATGTGGCACTGAAGGAAAGAGAGGAATGTCAAAAAGAAATAGACTTGTCGAAATACGAACATCAAAAGAAAATGAAGGCTTTGACAGATGAAATTGCTACGAAAGATTTTGAAATACGACTCGCAAAAGAGAAAGAAAGGAAACGGATAGAATTTATCAATATATGGCAAAGAAAAGTATGTCAAGTTGTGAAGAAATTTCAAATGTTTGTAGGCTTTTGCCTAAAAACGCTACCGGAACATGCTGAATTCTTCATTAACATGGAAAAATTAATGTTGCTACAACTAAATGATGTAGTTTCCAATCCAGAGGCGGAAAGTATTTTTGAACCTGAGCAACCGGTGATACACACGCCTATTCCCAGACCGCATCCGTTCTTTCTTTTCTGTGACAAAGGTGTCAAGACGCAGGTTGATGATCACCTCTGTCCTAAGCATTGCACATCGAGCGCATCTCAGCTGCCGGTCATCGTTGTCAACAAGAGGTGTATTTACGCTGCATGTGATAATTTCGATCAGTTCTCAGATAAAGTAAGAGCGTACATTGACGGCCATCGTGGTGATGACAAAGACTTCGAAGATACCCACTGCTATGAGCACGACGTTCCAGTGAAATACACGACTTCGTTACAACGGCTTGAACTCCAGATGCAAAGTTCCCTGTTACAAATTTTGCAAGACGAATTACCCAATGTGAGGCAACTGCCTGTTGAGTGTTGTTTGTGCAGAATACCACACTGTTTTTGCAGTCCGACTCGTGCGTCTGAAATGTCTACCGAGAAGAATAAGGAACCGGAAGTGCCTCCATTACCATCCGTGTCGTCGGGATACAAAATTGAGTCACGAAGTGGGGAATTGGCTCATGAAAGACAACCGAAATGGGAAAGTTACTTTGAATACGTCCACCCAACAAAGTGCAAGTGCGGCAAAACTGCCAAAAAGCATCTGCGAGAAAATTTACCGCCATACATGTGGCAAATGTCAAAATACGATGAGCCTCAACTCCCGAATTATGAAATGTGTTCGCTGCATACCCTCAGAAAGTTGGTGAAGAAGGCTCAAGGCAAACGCACTCCGCCGCCTGAACCCGCAAAAGTCGAGTCCACGACGAAAGATATGGGCACCCAGTATTCCGACCAGGAGTTTGATTTACTGTGCACGTGCTTCTCGGATGAAGAAGTTGAAAAATTATACCGCGAATTGATGGCGGGTACGAAACCTTTTGACCCGAAATCTACAGGCAATCAATGCGAAATTGTAGATGGATCTGTGTCTCCGTCGTATTTCACGCAACGAACGGACTCGTTCGTAACAGCCCGTGCTTATTCGCTGCGGAATTTGATTGACAATTCGCCGCAATTGGAAGAGATTTTCGTGAAACCGGATTgcaaattcaattaa